A stretch of the Salmo salar chromosome ssa20, Ssal_v3.1, whole genome shotgun sequence genome encodes the following:
- the LOC106580254 gene encoding beta-crystallin B3 — protein sequence MSEQQSAPEQLAAGKSQGGAGATYKVVLFEFENFQGRKAEFSAECKDVSEKGLEKVGSVLVESGPWVGYDRQGFAGEQFVLEKGEYPRWDTWTNSQYSYSFWSMRPLKVDSAEHKLHLFESPGFTGKKMEIVDDDVPSLWGHGFQDRVASVKALNGTWVGYVYPGYRGRQYVFERGDFKHWNDWDSPSPQIQSVRRVRDMQWHKRGCFTIPAPTPDPAPAPAPAPEPPAPPAAAGAS from the exons ATGTCAGAGCAGCAGAGTGCCCCGGAGCAGCTGGCTGCAGGGAAGAGCCAGGGTGGAGCAGGAGCAACTTACAAG GTGGTGCTGTTTGAATTTGAGAATTTCCAGGGTCGCAAGGCTGAGTTTTCTGCCGAGTGTAAAGATGTTTCAGAGAAGGGCTTGGAGAAGGTGGGCTCTGTGCTGGTTGAGTCTGGCCC atGGGTGGGGTATGACCGCCAGGGGTTTGCAGGTGAGCAGTTTGTCCTGGAGAAAGGAGAGTATCCACGCTGGGACACCTGGACCAACAGCCAGTACAGCTATTCCTTCTGGTCCATGCGGCCTCTCAAAGTG GATAGTGCCGAACACAAGCTCCATCTGTTTGAGAGTCCAGGCTTCACTGGTAAAAAGATGGAGATTGTTGATGATGACGTTCCCAGTTTGTGGGGACATGGTTTCCAAGATCGCGTAGCAAGTGTCAAGGCTCTCAACGGAAC ATGGGTTGGCTACGTGTACCCAGGCTACAGGGGACGGCAGTATGTGTTTGAGCGTGGAGACTTCAAGCACTGGAACGACTGGGATTCCCCTTCACCTCAGATCCAGTCTGTCCGACGTGTGCGTGACATGCAGTGGCACAAGAGGGGGTGTTTCACCATCCCTGCTCCTACCCCTGACCCAGCTCCTGCCCCTGCCCCAGCACCTGAACCCCCTGCCCCCCCTGCCGCCGCTGGGGCCAGCTGA